The following coding sequences are from one Nicotiana tabacum cultivar K326 chromosome 1, ASM71507v2, whole genome shotgun sequence window:
- the LOC107786324 gene encoding uncharacterized protein LOC107786324 yields MCPLRVHSWADIEEYKLQHMWEAVTDKFDSDDINDQRDHVLKHMRKLWNNWRGSMHKNVKSKPFRYAIKYVPEGVDKSDWEWPVKEHFFTEKFKDKIKELVQSELSLTNIEVVERCFGPQQKSHVVGFGGGITAKELKGGNSAKAALLEKLNATVKENESLKGHLEVLESKYDELSSSDQ; encoded by the exons ATGTGCCCATTACGTGTACACTCATGGGCAGATATCGAAGAATATAAGCTGCAACACATGTGGGAAGCTGTTACG GACAAATTTGACAGTGATGACATAAATGATCAACGAGATCATGTCTTGAAACATATGAGAAAGTTATGGAACAATTGGAGAGGATCGATGCacaagaatgttaagtctaagCCATTCCGTTATGCTATAAAATATGTGCCAGAGGGGGTAGACAAGAGTGATTGGGAATGGCCGGTCAAAGAGCATTTTTTTACTGAAAAATTTAAG gATAAAATTAAAGAATTGGTGCAATCTGAATTGTCTCTTACAAATATTGAGGTTGTAGAAAGGTGTTTCGGACCTCAACAAAAGAGTCATGTAGTTGGATTTGGTGGTGGGATAACCGCTAAGGAGTTGAAAGGTGGTAACTCCGCTAAAGCTGCATTATTGGAAAAACTGAATGCTACTGTAAAAGAAAATGAATCACTAAAAGGACATTTGGAAGTGCTAGAGAGTAAATATGATGAGCTCTCTTCAAGTGATCAATAG
- the LOC107786317 gene encoding uncharacterized protein LOC107786317, which yields MNPSKYQKSKMESSSKSIKHVYVPPGTLARGRGQSFRAMGSTRVNAEQRGDTLFPHEEEEMQGTQRSKIRLCESEKVKNLRGTNWCKNVAGLKAGENVAPPSFDQTFEGDTLFPHGEEEMQGTRRSEIRLKVGENVAPPMVLINHLKVLLFFLMKKKRRRTLGEVK from the exons ATGAATCCATCAAAATATCAGAAGTCTAAAATGGAATCAAGTTCGAAGAGTATTAAGCATGTGTACGTTCCACCTGGTACCTTAGCAAGGGGGCGAGGACAAAGCTTCAGAGCAATGGGTTCTACAAGAGTAAATGCTGAACAACGAG GTGATACTCTTTTTCCTCATGAAGAAGAAGAGATGCAGGGCACTCAGAGAAGTAAAATAA GGCTTTGTGAATctgaaaaggtaaaaaatctgAGAGGAACAAATTGGTGTAAAAATGTTGCAGGACTCAAAGCTGGAGAAAATGTTGCGCCTCCTAGTTTTGATCAAACATTTGAAGGTGATACTCTTTTTCCTCATGGAGAAGAAGAGATGCAGGGCACTCGAAGAAGTGAAATAA GACTCAAAGTTGGAGAAAATGTTGCGCCTCCTATGGTTTTGATCAACCATTTGAAGGTGTTACTCTTTTTCCTCATGAAAAAGAAGAGACGCAGGACACTCGGAGAAGTGAAATAA